The following DNA comes from bacterium.
AGGGTGGCGCGACATCGAGAAGCTCGTCCGAGCTCTCACCGTGTCCGAAACCAGCGAAGAGGCGACTGCAAAGCGCGTCGCCTAGGATTCAAACCGGAGCCGCCGCTCAGAGAAGATCAACAGCGGACGGGACATCCCCCCCGTCCCCGCCGGTTGACTTAATTCCGGCCCCGCCGGTTGTCTTCTCTCAGCTGGGCGGGACGAGGTAGCGCTTGCCTTCCTGCTCGAGCCAGCCGTTGCTCTTCAGCTCCTTGACCACGCGGGTCACGGTCTCCCGGGAGGTGCCGATCATGTCGGCAATCTGCTGGTGGGTGAGGGTCGGCGTACTGAGGCGTGAGCCGTCGCCGTGGGGATCCTTTGCCAGGCGCTCCAGCAGGCCCTTCGTGCGGTCCTTGACCCGCTGGAAGGAGAGCGCACTCGCCTGATCGTTGACGGTGCGGAGCCGGCGGGAAAGCTCCTGGATGACCGCCAGGGCGAGGTCCGAGCTCTTTCGGATCAGGCCCATGAAATCGCCTCGCGAGAGCGCGAGCACGCGTACGGGGGTCAGGGTTTTCACCGACGCCGAGCGTGGGGCCCGCTCCAATAGAGCCATTTCTCCGACGAACGAGCCGGCGTCGAGGAAATCGAGAATCTTCTCACGGCCATCCTCGGAGAGCTTGGTCACCTTCACCCTGCCCTCGCGCAGGATGTACATGTAATCCCCGGGGAGGCCCTCTTCGACGATCGTCGTATTCCGCGGGTAGCGGCGCTCGATCAAGTGGGAGGCGATCTGCTCCAAGTCTCCATCGGCAACGTGGGAGAACAACGGAATCGACCGGAGGGTTTCGAGCGTCCCTTGGGGGAGCGGGCTGGGAGTATTCGGATTCGACATCTATCTGATCCTCTCGGTCGAACGGCCTCGCTAGAGGAGATCGCTCCGGCCCGCCTCGCTCAACAGCGAAGCTACTTTCCGAACGTCGCTACTGCGCTCGAGATCCGCCACGAGCAGGGCATCCCCGGCGTCGATCACTGCGAGGCCAGAAACTCCCAGCAGGACCACCGGACGATCCCCCGCGCGTACAAGATTCCCTTTCGAATCGCAAAGATACGCCTCTCCATCTATGACCTTCGTCACATTCTTGTCAACGCCCACTTCTTCGGCGAGGGACTGCCAAGTGCCGACATCACTCCAGCGGAAGCCAACGGGAAGACACCAGACCCTGCCGCTGCGTTCCAGCACGGCCTTGTCCACCGGCTCGGGCGGAACCCGGCGGTAGGCCCGCTCGACGGCCCGAGCCGCCGCTGAACCCCGCAGCGGAGACGTCCCGAGGGGAGCCAGCGCTCGGGCGATGGCCGGAGCCGTGGCCTCGAGCTCCTCGAGGAAGACACGGGCACGCCAGGCGAAGATCCCGGCATTCCAGAGATGCTGGCCTCCGGCGAGCCAGCGCCGGGCCCGACGAAGATCCGGCTTCTCAACGAACCTGGCGACCCGGTGCAGACCCTTGTGCGCCGGGCCCACTTCCCGACCGAGGCGGATGTAGCCGTAGCCGGTTTCGGGGCGTGTCGGCCTCACGCCCAGGGTCACCAACACCTCCTCTCGGGCGGCGGCGCGAGCGGCCCGTTTCATCGCGGCGGCAAAGGCCCGCCCATCGGGGATGCGGTGGTCGGCCGACAGCACGGTCATCACGGCGTCCGGCGACGAACGCGTGATCCGGTGGGCCGCCCAGGCAATGGCGGCGGCGGTATTGCGCATCTGCGGCTCGACCATGACCTGGCTGGATGGAAGACCGGCAGCCTTCCGCATCGGCAGGGCATGATCCCTGCCACAGATCAGCCAGGTTCGGTCTGCATAGCGGGAAGCCCGGGCCAGGGTTTCTTCGAGCAGCGTGCGCTCGCTGCCGACCTTCAGCAGCGGCTTCGGCCAGGTCTTGCGAGAAAGCGGCCAGAAACGCGTCCCGGCCCCGCCTGCCAGAACGACGGCGTGGACCTCCCCCTGTGCGCGGCTCATCGTCCGACGCTGTGATACTCGAAGCCGGCCTCTTGCATCGGCTTCGGTTCGTAGACGTTACGCAGATCCACGACCACCGGGCGCCGGAGCTTTTGACGCACGCGCCCGAGATCAAGCATCCGGAACTGGTTCCACTCGGTCACGATCACGACGACGTCGGCATCCTCGCATGCCTCGTAGGCATCCTTGCAATACGTCAGGTCGGGCAGCACCTTCGCCGCCTCGCGCATCGCCACGGGATCGAAGGCACGAACCACAGCGCCTCCAGCGGCCAGGCCGTTGGCGATCTCGATCGCCGGTGCGTCGCGCATGTCGTCGGTCTCCGGCTTGAAGGAGAGACCGAGCATGCCGATCGTCTTGCCCGAGAGATCCCCACCCACGGCCACGCGAATCTTCTCCACCATGCGCTCGCGCTGGCGATCGTTCGCGCGGATCACCGCTTCCACGACCTCGAGGTTCTGGCCTTTCTCCCTCGCGAAGAAGGCCGCCGAGCGGGTGTCCTTCGGGAAGCACGAGCCACCGAACCCGGGGCCTGCGTGCAGGAACTTCTTTCCGATCCGCCCATCGAGGCCGATGCCCCGGGCCAGGCCCTGGATATCCCCGCCAATCTCCTCGCAGAGATTTGCGAACTCGTTGATGAACGAGACCTTCGTGGCGAGGAACGCATTGGCGGCATATTTCGTCAGCTCGGCCGTCGCGATGTTCGTCATGACGAAGGGTGTTTCGTTCAAGAAGAGCGGCCGGTAGAGATCTTTCATGATCGCCATTGCGGCCTCGTCGTCCGCGCCGATCACGATCCGATCCGGGCCCATGAAATCGCGGATCGCAGCGCCCTCGCGGAGGAACTCCGGGTTGGAAGCCACCGAGAAATCGACCTCGCCTCCCGCCCCGTCGATCTCCGCCTGAATCAGGTCACGCACCCGATAGGAGGTACCGACCGGCACGGTGCTCTTGGTCACGACCAGCTTGTAGCCGTTCATCGCCTTCCCGATCTCTCGGGCCACGCCATCCACGTAGCTGAGATCGGTGCTGCCATCCTCGCGCGGGGGCGTTCCCACCGCGATGAAGATCACCAGGGACGAGCGGATCGCGCTGGCGGTATCCGTCGTAAACGACAGGCGGCCCTCACGCACATTGCGCTCGACGAGGTCATCGAGGCCAGGCTCGTAGATGGGAATCTCGCCCCGCTCGAGCATCTCGATCTTGTTCTCGTCCTTGTCGGCGCAGGTCACCTTCACACCGAACTCCGCGAAGCATGCGCCCGTCACCAGACCCACGTAACCGGTCCCGATCACGCAAACATTCATTTCAGTTCCCCTTCGGCGTCGACCTTACGGAAGTGGTCGATGGTATGTCCCAAGCCAGTCTCGATGGGTGTCTGGACTTCGAAGCCGAGCAGCTCACGGGCAAGCCCGACATCCGCCTGGCTATTCCGGATGTCTCCCTGCCGCGCCGGATGAACGACAGGCGGAAGGCCGCCACCGCATAGTTCCCGGATGTGTTCGAGCAGCTGGTTCAAGCTGATGCGCCCACCGCCAGCAATGTTCATCACCTTGCCGATGGCGGCCTCGGAATCGGCAGCCAACAAGTTCGCTC
Coding sequences within:
- a CDS encoding Crp/Fnr family transcriptional regulator — its product is MSNPNTPSPLPQGTLETLRSIPLFSHVADGDLEQIASHLIERRYPRNTTIVEEGLPGDYMYILREGRVKVTKLSEDGREKILDFLDAGSFVGEMALLERAPRSASVKTLTPVRVLALSRGDFMGLIRKSSDLALAVIQELSRRLRTVNDQASALSFQRVKDRTKGLLERLAKDPHGDGSRLSTPTLTHQQIADMIGTSRETVTRVVKELKSNGWLEQEGKRYLVPPS
- a CDS encoding NTP transferase domain-containing protein; the encoded protein is MSRAQGEVHAVVLAGGAGTRFWPLSRKTWPKPLLKVGSERTLLEETLARASRYADRTWLICGRDHALPMRKAAGLPSSQVMVEPQMRNTAAAIAWAAHRITRSSPDAVMTVLSADHRIPDGRAFAAAMKRAARAAAREEVLVTLGVRPTRPETGYGYIRLGREVGPAHKGLHRVARFVEKPDLRRARRWLAGGQHLWNAGIFAWRARVFLEELEATAPAIARALAPLGTSPLRGSAAARAVERAYRRVPPEPVDKAVLERSGRVWCLPVGFRWSDVGTWQSLAEEVGVDKNVTKVIDGEAYLCDSKGNLVRAGDRPVVLLGVSGLAVIDAGDALLVADLERSSDVRKVASLLSEAGRSDLL
- a CDS encoding UDP-glucose/GDP-mannose dehydrogenase family protein; translated protein: MNVCVIGTGYVGLVTGACFAEFGVKVTCADKDENKIEMLERGEIPIYEPGLDDLVERNVREGRLSFTTDTASAIRSSLVIFIAVGTPPREDGSTDLSYVDGVAREIGKAMNGYKLVVTKSTVPVGTSYRVRDLIQAEIDGAGGEVDFSVASNPEFLREGAAIRDFMGPDRIVIGADDEAAMAIMKDLYRPLFLNETPFVMTNIATAELTKYAANAFLATKVSFINEFANLCEEIGGDIQGLARGIGLDGRIGKKFLHAGPGFGGSCFPKDTRSAAFFAREKGQNLEVVEAVIRANDRQRERMVEKIRVAVGGDLSGKTIGMLGLSFKPETDDMRDAPAIEIANGLAAGGAVVRAFDPVAMREAAKVLPDLTYCKDAYEACEDADVVVIVTEWNQFRMLDLGRVRQKLRRPVVVDLRNVYEPKPMQEAGFEYHSVGR